One genomic segment of Intestinimonas butyriciproducens includes these proteins:
- the ygeW gene encoding knotted carbamoyltransferase YgeW, producing MSQFQEILKELGTLDVSRLYKNDFFLTWDKTDQEIAGVFAVADALRDLRERNISARIFDSGLGISLFRDNSTRTRFSFASACNLLGLEVQDLDEGKSQIAHGETVRETANMISFMADVIGIRDDMYIGKGHTYMQSVADAVAEGYRDGVLEQRPTLVNLQCDIDHPTQCMADMLHIIHEFGGVENLKGKKVAMTWAYSPSYGKPLSVPQGVIGLMTRFGMDVVLAHPEGYEVMPEVEEVARQNARRSGGTFTKTNSMAEAFAGADIVYPKSWAPFAAMEKRTELYAGGDSAGIQALEKELLEQNARHKDWCCTEELMKTTREGRALYLHCLPADINGVSCVDGEVEAGVFDRYRTLLYREASFKPYIIAAMIFLAQCEKPVEMLRELERRGRVRRKK from the coding sequence ATGAGCCAGTTTCAGGAGATTTTGAAGGAATTGGGGACCCTGGATGTCTCCAGGCTATACAAAAACGACTTTTTCCTCACTTGGGACAAGACGGACCAGGAGATCGCCGGGGTGTTCGCCGTGGCGGACGCGCTGCGGGATCTGCGGGAGCGGAACATTTCCGCCAGGATCTTTGATTCCGGCCTGGGCATCTCCCTCTTCCGGGACAACTCCACCCGGACCCGCTTCTCCTTCGCCAGCGCCTGCAACCTGCTGGGCCTGGAGGTCCAGGACCTGGACGAGGGCAAGAGCCAGATCGCCCACGGCGAGACCGTGCGGGAGACCGCCAATATGATCTCCTTCATGGCCGATGTCATCGGTATCCGGGACGATATGTACATCGGAAAGGGTCACACCTATATGCAGTCCGTGGCCGACGCGGTGGCCGAGGGCTACCGGGACGGGGTGCTGGAGCAGCGGCCTACCCTGGTGAATCTCCAGTGCGATATCGACCACCCCACCCAGTGCATGGCCGATATGCTCCATATCATTCACGAGTTCGGCGGCGTAGAGAACCTGAAGGGCAAGAAGGTGGCCATGACCTGGGCGTACTCACCCAGCTACGGTAAGCCCCTGTCGGTGCCCCAGGGGGTGATCGGGCTGATGACCCGCTTCGGCATGGATGTGGTGCTGGCCCACCCCGAGGGCTACGAGGTCATGCCCGAGGTGGAGGAGGTGGCCCGCCAGAACGCCCGGCGCTCCGGCGGCACCTTTACCAAGACCAACTCCATGGCGGAGGCCTTTGCAGGGGCGGATATCGTCTACCCCAAGAGCTGGGCGCCCTTCGCCGCCATGGAGAAGCGGACCGAACTGTACGCCGGGGGCGACAGCGCGGGCATCCAGGCGCTGGAGAAGGAGCTGCTGGAGCAGAATGCCCGGCACAAGGACTGGTGCTGCACCGAGGAGCTGATGAAGACCACCCGGGAGGGCAGGGCGCTGTATCTCCACTGCCTGCCCGCCGACATCAACGGCGTCTCCTGTGTGGACGGCGAGGTGGAGGCCGGTGTCTTCGACCGCTACCGCACCCTCCTCTACAGGGAGGCCAGCTTCAAGCCCTATATCATCGCCGCCATGATCTTCCTGGCCCAATGTGAAAAGCCCGTGGAGATGCTCCGGGAGC